One part of the Roseomonas gilardii genome encodes these proteins:
- a CDS encoding cation diffusion facilitator family transporter, translated as MSPIIRLALGSILVGLVVLGLKFTAWWVTGSVALYSDALESIINVVAAGAAALALHVSGQPADAGHPYGHGKAEYFSAVLEGVLIVLAALSILREAWLGFLSPAPVGAPLLGMLINAAATVLNGLWAAILLRAGRRWHSPALLADARHLLTDVFTSGGVLLGFALVPLTGWPWLDPTLAALVALNILWSGASVVRSSIGGLMDAAPEDAVMRRLRETISRNADGALEAHDLRAHRVGGRLFLECHLVLPGDMPLREAHAVCNHVEEALRREMGDIVVTIHPEPEEEAQRQGVLVL; from the coding sequence ATGTCCCCCATCATCCGCCTCGCCCTGGGCAGCATCCTGGTCGGCCTCGTGGTGCTGGGCCTGAAATTCACCGCCTGGTGGGTCACCGGCAGCGTCGCCCTCTATTCCGACGCGCTGGAAAGCATCATCAATGTCGTGGCCGCCGGAGCGGCGGCGCTGGCGCTCCATGTCAGCGGGCAGCCCGCCGATGCGGGGCATCCCTATGGCCATGGCAAGGCCGAGTACTTCTCCGCCGTGCTGGAAGGCGTGCTCATCGTCCTCGCGGCGCTTTCCATCCTGCGGGAGGCCTGGCTCGGATTCCTGTCGCCCGCGCCGGTCGGGGCACCGCTGCTCGGCATGCTGATCAACGCCGCTGCCACGGTGCTGAACGGCCTCTGGGCGGCGATCCTGCTCCGCGCCGGCAGGAGATGGCATTCCCCCGCCCTGCTGGCGGATGCGCGGCACCTCCTCACGGATGTCTTCACCTCCGGCGGCGTGCTGTTGGGCTTCGCCCTGGTGCCATTGACCGGCTGGCCCTGGCTCGACCCCACCCTGGCAGCACTGGTGGCGCTGAACATCCTCTGGAGCGGCGCCAGCGTGGTGCGGAGTTCCATCGGCGGGCTGATGGATGCGGCACCGGAGGACGCGGTGATGCGGCGGCTGCGCGAGACCATCTCGCGGAATGCCGATGGGGCGCTGGAGGCGCATGATCTGCGCGCGCATCGTGTCGGCGGCCGGCTTTTCCTCGAATGCCACCTCGTCCTGCCGGGCGACATGCCACTGCGCGAGGCGCACGCGGTCTGCAACCACGTCGAGGAGGCCCTGCGGCGGGAGATGGGGGATATCGTGGTGACCATCCATCCGGAGCCGGAGGAGGAGGCGCAGCGGCAGGGCGTGCTGGTGCTCTGA
- a CDS encoding NUDIX hydrolase, protein MRRSRTVLKDRWIHVNADAVEDARGNLLDPYYTFEYSDWVHVTALTPADELVLVRQYRHGSRDFSLELPAGGMDPGETDPLPAGARELLEETGYASSSLRLVSSLSPNPASHRNRNHHLLALDARKVAEPRLEPGEDITVELHPWREVLARLDDGIIQQSMHVSALLLCLRAAGRLRF, encoded by the coding sequence GTGCGGCGATCCCGCACCGTCCTCAAGGATCGCTGGATCCATGTGAATGCGGATGCGGTGGAGGATGCGCGCGGCAACCTCCTCGATCCCTACTACACCTTCGAATATTCCGACTGGGTGCATGTCACCGCGCTGACGCCCGCCGATGAACTGGTGCTGGTCCGCCAGTACCGGCACGGATCGCGCGATTTCAGCCTGGAACTCCCGGCCGGCGGCATGGACCCGGGCGAGACCGACCCCTTGCCCGCCGGGGCGCGCGAGCTGCTGGAGGAAACGGGCTACGCGTCCTCCTCGCTGCGCCTCGTTTCCAGCCTCTCGCCGAACCCCGCCTCCCACCGCAACCGCAACCACCACCTGCTGGCCCTGGACGCGCGCAAGGTCGCGGAGCCCCGGCTGGAGCCAGGCGAGGACATCACCGTGGAGCTGCATCCCTGGCGGGAGGTGCTGGCGCGGCTCGATGACGGTATCATCCAGCAGTCGATGCACGTCTCGGCGCTGCTGCTCTGCCTGCGCGCGGCGGGGCGCCTGCGCTTCTGA
- a CDS encoding alpha/beta hydrolase family protein: protein MLRPVGGEAAPPQPAESEARWRDPARDREIPVLLRVPAGQGPFPTVLVSHGLGGSRHGLAYLGGALARAGFLAIHLQHPGSDDSLWRHGGDRMAMAAAAFDVNVALDRLRDVRFALDNLPPQADPRRLAIAGHSFGAWTVQAMLGQRLPGGDRGLDLPDPRLKAGIALSPIPAQGLPPRLAYAGFAAPMLHVTGSNDDGWIEGVRAAQRREPFEAARNPGVLAVLNGAVHASFADEPGAGARWSDPTYHTRTAGLAMAFLRATLLGDATAARFLREGAPDLLHPHDIWETRSI from the coding sequence TTGCTGCGACCGGTCGGCGGCGAGGCTGCCCCGCCCCAGCCGGCCGAGAGCGAGGCGCGCTGGCGGGACCCGGCGCGCGACCGCGAGATCCCGGTGCTGCTGCGTGTCCCGGCGGGGCAGGGGCCCTTCCCCACGGTGCTGGTCAGCCACGGGCTGGGCGGTTCCCGGCACGGCCTCGCCTATCTGGGCGGCGCCCTGGCGCGGGCGGGCTTCCTGGCCATCCACCTGCAGCATCCGGGCAGCGACGACAGCCTCTGGCGCCATGGCGGCGACCGCATGGCCATGGCGGCGGCGGCCTTCGACGTGAACGTGGCGCTGGACCGCCTGCGCGATGTCCGCTTCGCGCTCGACAACCTGCCGCCCCAGGCGGACCCGAGGCGCCTCGCCATCGCTGGGCATTCCTTCGGCGCCTGGACGGTGCAGGCCATGCTGGGGCAGCGCCTGCCGGGCGGCGACCGGGGGCTGGACCTGCCCGATCCGCGGCTGAAGGCGGGCATCGCGCTGTCGCCCATCCCGGCGCAGGGCCTGCCGCCGCGCCTGGCCTATGCCGGCTTCGCGGCGCCGATGCTGCATGTCACCGGCAGCAACGACGATGGCTGGATCGAGGGCGTGCGCGCGGCGCAGCGACGCGAGCCCTTCGAGGCGGCGCGCAATCCCGGCGTGCTGGCGGTGCTGAACGGCGCGGTGCATGCCTCCTTCGCCGACGAGCCGGGTGCCGGGGCACGTTGGAGCGACCCGACCTATCACACCCGCACGGCGGGGCTTGCCATGGCCTTCCTGCGTGCCACCCTTTTGGGCGATGCGACCGCGGCGCGTTTCCTGCGCGAGGGCGCGCCGGACCTGCTGCATCCGCACGATATCTGGGAGACGCGTTCGATCTGA